One genomic region from Campylobacter sp. RM5004 encodes:
- a CDS encoding TM2 domain-containing protein, whose product MNKEIALLALKDKISEEDLFILSTKDNADFSKICLLDLKSPLTGLILGLFLGVLGVDRFYKGDIFLGIIKIFVNLITFGIWWLLDLFLVYHGIKKDNFQKILMVI is encoded by the coding sequence ATGAATAAAGAAATAGCTTTGCTTGCTTTAAAAGATAAGATTAGCGAAGAAGATTTGTTTATATTAAGCACTAAAGATAATGCAGATTTTTCTAAGATATGCTTACTTGATTTAAAAAGCCCTTTAACAGGGCTTATTTTAGGATTATTTTTAGGAGTACTTGGGGTTGATAGATTTTATAAAGGCGATATATTTTTAGGAATTATCAAAATTTTTGTAAATTTGATAACATTTGGTATTTGGTGGCTTTTAGATTTATTTTTAGTTTATCATGGGATTAAAAAGGATAATTTTCAAAAGATTTTGATGGTAATTTGA
- a CDS encoding TM2 domain-containing protein — MQESELVYLLGKIKSNDLVSLKDKNLDKKILLALNLKSPKIGVILGIFFGVFGVDRFYKGDIFLGIIKLILSFISHAALFTAFLSALSVIVYAAPDAPPAPPNLEQEIDTIILYCFGIWFLFMIYIVCDLFLVYRGIKKDNFQKILMVI; from the coding sequence ATGCAAGAGAGCGAATTAGTATATTTGTTAGGCAAGATAAAATCTAATGATTTAGTGAGTTTAAAAGATAAGAATTTAGATAAAAAGATTTTATTAGCACTTAATCTAAAATCTCCAAAAATAGGGGTGATATTAGGAATATTTTTTGGTGTTTTTGGGGTTGATAGATTTTATAAAGGCGATATATTTTTAGGAATTATTAAGCTTATTTTGTCTTTTATCTCTCATGCTGCTTTATTTACTGCTTTTTTAAGTGCTTTGAGTGTTATTGTATATGCTGCACCAGATGCACCGCCTGCGCCACCTAATTTAGAGCAAGAAATAGATACAATCATTTTGTATTGTTTTGGTATATGGTTTTTGTTTATGATTTATATCGTTTGTGATTTATTTTTAGTCTATCGTGGGATTAAAAAGGATAATTTTCAAAAGATTTTGATGGTAATTTGA
- the rimO gene encoding 30S ribosomal protein S12 methylthiotransferase RimO, with protein sequence MKLFLQSLGCNKNLVDSEIMLGRLKEYEITNEASEADVLIVNTCGFIKSAKIESINAILELHEIRKKNSILVVTGCLMQRYKDELVKELPEVDLFAGVSEYEKIDELIANRESRFRDFVYLQDANAKRVITGSNTHAYIKIAEGCNQKCSFCAIPSFKGKLKSRSVLDVAKEVKGLVEKGYYDFSFIAQDTSSYLKDLNISDGLEKLIDEIEKIKGVKAARILYLYPSSLKPSLIAKIIDSKVFVNYFDMPLQHSSNNLLKIMKRGYDKAKAISFLEQMRKAPNSFLRTGFIVGHPGESEEDFNDLCEFIKEFDFDRISVFAYSKEEDTAAYEMPQIHANTIKARLKKIEKIVDEKINQSFAKMLNQEIIASCLGESSEGEFFIGAKPLLFDRDIDGEILINESEVQDLKVGDLIVCKITQVNEKTLIATALRRYEN encoded by the coding sequence ATGAAATTATTTTTACAAAGTTTAGGCTGTAATAAAAATCTAGTAGATAGTGAAATCATGCTAGGACGTTTAAAAGAATACGAAATTACAAACGAAGCTAGCGAAGCTGATGTTTTGATAGTAAATACCTGTGGCTTTATAAAAAGTGCAAAAATTGAGAGTATAAATGCGATTTTAGAACTTCACGAAATTAGAAAAAAAAATTCAATTTTGGTTGTTACAGGCTGCTTGATGCAACGCTATAAAGATGAATTAGTAAAAGAATTACCTGAAGTTGATTTATTTGCAGGGGTTAGCGAGTATGAAAAAATTGATGAGCTAATCGCAAATCGTGAAAGTAGATTTAGAGATTTTGTATATTTACAAGATGCAAACGCTAAAAGAGTTATAACAGGCTCAAATACTCACGCATATATTAAAATCGCTGAAGGCTGTAATCAAAAATGTAGCTTTTGTGCAATTCCTAGCTTTAAAGGTAAATTAAAATCACGAAGTGTTCTTGACGTAGCAAAAGAAGTAAAAGGACTTGTTGAAAAAGGCTATTATGATTTTTCTTTCATTGCTCAAGATACAAGCTCTTATTTAAAAGATTTAAATATTAGCGATGGTTTAGAGAAATTAATAGATGAAATTGAAAAAATAAAAGGCGTTAAGGCTGCAAGAATTTTATATCTATATCCAAGCTCACTAAAGCCAAGTTTAATTGCTAAAATCATTGATTCAAAAGTATTTGTAAATTATTTTGATATGCCACTTCAACATTCAAGTAATAATTTGCTAAAGATTATGAAGCGTGGATATGATAAGGCTAAGGCAATTAGCTTTTTAGAACAAATGAGAAAAGCTCCTAATAGCTTTTTAAGAACTGGCTTTATCGTAGGACACCCAGGTGAGAGCGAAGAAGATTTTAATGATTTATGCGAGTTTATAAAAGAATTTGATTTTGATAGAATTAGTGTATTTGCATATTCAAAAGAAGAAGACACAGCAGCTTACGAAATGCCACAAATTCACGCAAATACAATAAAAGCAAGACTTAAAAAAATTGAAAAAATAGTAGATGAAAAGATAAATCAAAGTTTTGCAAAAATGCTAAATCAAGAAATCATAGCAAGTTGTTTGGGCGAATCTAGCGAAGGAGAGTTTTTCATAGGTGCTAAGCCACTTTTATTTGATAGAGATATTGATGGAGAAATACTAATAAACGAAAGCGAAGTTCAAGATTTAAAAGTGGGCGATTTAATAGTTTGTAAAATCACGCAAGTAAATGAAAAAACATTAATCGCAACAGCTCTAAGACGCTATGAAAATTGA
- the prfB gene encoding peptide chain release factor 2 translates to MDTYEFGELLKELRIKLENIEKIIKPNEAKKRLQEIEKEQENPELWSQAKKAAELGKEKTKLNQLVSKYEIAYSELIGTIELFELACKENDIDTLEALYADSQTLEDTIKSLEISMLLSGENDSKNAIINIHPGAGGTESNDWASIVYRMYLRFCEREGFKVETLDYQEGDEAGIKDVSFVARGLNAYGYFKAEHGVHRLVRISPFDSNARRHTSFCSVIVAPEIDDDIEIEIEEKDIRIDYYRASGAGGQHVNKTESAVRITHIPTGIVVQCQNDRSQHKNKATAYKMLRSRLYELEMEKLNDGKDTGGVGENSFGHQIRSYVLAPYQQVKDARSNEAFSQVDAILDGDIKKMIEGVLIAQKGDNE, encoded by the coding sequence TTGGATACTTATGAATTCGGCGAATTACTAAAAGAACTAAGAATAAAATTAGAAAATATAGAAAAAATCATAAAACCAAACGAAGCAAAAAAAAGACTACAAGAAATAGAAAAAGAACAAGAAAATCCAGAACTATGGTCTCAAGCCAAAAAAGCTGCAGAACTTGGAAAAGAAAAAACAAAACTAAATCAATTAGTTTCAAAATACGAGATTGCTTATAGTGAATTAATAGGCACAATTGAATTATTTGAATTAGCTTGTAAAGAAAATGATATAGACACATTAGAAGCTTTATATGCTGATAGCCAAACCCTTGAAGATACTATAAAAAGTCTTGAGATTTCAATGCTTTTAAGTGGAGAAAATGATTCTAAAAACGCAATTATCAATATTCACCCAGGAGCAGGCGGAACAGAGAGTAACGACTGGGCTAGTATAGTTTATAGAATGTATTTAAGATTTTGTGAAAGAGAAGGCTTTAAGGTTGAAACACTTGATTACCAAGAAGGTGATGAAGCAGGGATAAAAGATGTTAGCTTTGTTGCTCGTGGGCTTAATGCTTACGGATATTTTAAGGCTGAACACGGAGTTCATAGACTTGTAAGAATTAGCCCATTTGATAGCAATGCAAGACGTCATACTAGTTTTTGTAGCGTAATCGTTGCACCTGAAATTGATGATGATATAGAAATTGAAATTGAAGAAAAAGATATAAGAATTGATTATTATAGAGCAAGCGGTGCGGGCGGACAACATGTAAATAAGACAGAAAGTGCTGTAAGAATTACTCATATTCCAACAGGAATTGTAGTTCAATGTCAAAACGATAGAAGTCAGCACAAAAACAAAGCCACAGCTTATAAAATGCTTCGCTCAAGACTTTATGAGCTTGAAATGGAGAAATTAAATGATGGCAAAGATACAGGGGGAGTTGGCGAAAATAGTTTCGGACATCAAATTCGCTCTTATGTTTTAGCTCCTTATCAGCAAGTAAAAGACGCTAGAAGCAATGAAGCATTTAGTCAAGTTGATGCGATACTTGATGGCGATATTAAAAAAATGATAGAAGGCGTTTTAATTGCACAAAAGGGTGATAATGAATAA